Genomic segment of Panicum virgatum strain AP13 chromosome 9N, P.virgatum_v5, whole genome shotgun sequence:
acaattgGGCCAGCCAAACATGCAGGATTCCAAATATGGGCCATGATCTTCTCCGCTTAAACAAACTGCGCACCATCAAGCCCAACTAATCTGCCATCCTCAAACGTTTTAAATTATTTCTTCACCTAATAAGTTCTATTATTTATGTATCCTACTAATCAGAACATAATTAAGTTACATGAATCAACCAATCCAACTTTTAATTGAAGTTGATGAGGAGATGGACACTATCCCGTGCATACTGTCCCGTTGTCCATGTGTCGTCATAGGTAGCGAGGAGTGTCATGTGCACGCAACCTCGTTGGCAATTTCAAATAATGTTGCAATTGGTATGCTCCAAATTTGCCTCATTTCGTCTCCAGAGTTCAATTGTATGGAACATAAAACTGACAACAAAGACTGAAAACTTTCAAACCACCAACATTTGAACTACTCTACACAATTAgagtaatgtttttttttcttgaaagcaTCCAGGAGCTCCGGGGAGTCATGTAAGATTTTGGGCGTCCACGCTAACCGGACTCAACGCAGACGAGGCTGCTCGAGTAGTCTCGGAATGTGCCATACTGCAGCACTCACACCAACCCACACACACAGGCACACCCCACGCACACTACAGTACCCAGTGGAAATCGTGGGTCGAGCGACGCTCGAACCCACGACCGGCGGCTCCCACACTTGGAGCGTTACCGCCCGAGCTAACGCTCGGTTCCAGAGTAATGTACTTATTAGAGCTATTGCTAGGGTTGACAAATTAAAGAACATGCTAAACAACATGTCGCCAAATGTACCAATTAGTATCAAAGGGTGCTGGTCAGACTGAAACCATTACTACAGAGAGAAACTACTTCCCACATAACAAGTACTACCTGCGAACCTATACCTATTAACTGACCACTGCGGTTAACTGACGTCAGCCACTAATCAAGGTATTACGAATGATGCCCACAAGATGTCCCCTGCAGAGCACTTATTACCATGTCCAGCTAGAGGTATGATCAGTGACCTCCTCCCATGGAGACGGACCGGAAACTGGTCTTGGACAGCTTGGGCAGCATGAAGATGCCTGCAACAGCGGAGGTGAAGGCGAACACGGAAGCTACCCCAAACGCGGGGATGTTGCCCTTCCCGAACAGCTCGTCCCATGGACCGGAGCCGACGGCGATGATCATCTGCGGCACCACGATGGAGATGTTGAGGACCCCCGTGCACAGCCCTGCACGACATGTACAGACACAAGTTCAGCGCAGGGTCCTGATCAACCTTGGGAATTCTTAGGGGCTCGGCAGCAAAGATCATCAGCAAGCAAGCGACTCACCCTGCCCGCCGCCTTTGCTCGCCGCCAGCTGCGCCGTCACGGCGAACGGAACGCTGCACAGGACCTGCACGCGCATGATGAAGCACCAGCCGGAGGGAGCGTGAGCTTCTCAATCGAAACGTGATCGAAGCAGCAGATGAGCAAGCAAGGCTCCAGTGATGACTGATGAGCATAGCTTACCGCGAAGGGGAAGCCTAGTGCGACGAAGAGGGCGAGCGCGGCGCTCTTGAGGCCcttgtcgacggcggcggcgtcctgcaCGTTGCCGCCGATGTCGCCGAGCGACCAGGAGCTGAGGATGGTGACCATGGCCATGGCGATGCAGACGATGAAGCTGCTCATGACCCAGACCACCTTGGCGGTGAGCTTCCGGCACATGGGCTCGATGAGGAAGGAGCTGAATCCGAGGACGATGGAGTTGAGCAGCAGGCCGAAGGCGCCCTGGCGGACGCCCTCCTGGTAGTTGGCGACCTCGGTGGGGTTTCCGTCGGGCCTCCCGTGGTACATCTCGCGGCCCATCCAGTCGGTGTCGAAGAGGATGAAGGGGAACCACGAGAGCCACGTGAGGCCGGTGACGATGAGCACCTGCGGCATCCCCCGGGGCAGGTTCCTGAGGCCCTTGAATACGGCCAGCGGGCCCGACGCCTGCCCCTCGCTCTGCTGCTTGGCCACCGCCGGGTCCAGCGGCACCTCGGTGGCGAAGATCATGGTGACCACCGTGGAGAGGCCCAGGAACACCACGGACACCAGGAAGGCGGCCTTGAGGTTGGCGCAGGCCTCGCAGCACGCCCGGGTCTGCAGGAACGGGAACCACTTGTGCCAGTTGTTGGTGGAGCCGGAGGAGTAGCCCAGGATGTTCCCGATCGCCATCCACGACACGAAGATGGCGTTCGCCGCGCTGGGGCCGTGGCTGCCCGCGAGGTCGGCCAtgagcgcgcgcgccgggccCTGCACGGTGTTGTTGGAGAAGTCCAGCAGCCAGAACCCCATGACGAAGAACGCCGCGGCGTGCAGCCGCTTCCCCGTGTAAACCCTGCGCCCAGTATATATTCAATTCGAGAACACATCCATGGCTAGGGGACAcacacaaatatatatatatatatatatataaaggttggaaatagcgggctatgaagTTTAGCGGTAACCTTCTCTAAAAGCTATAGAATGGCTATAGCAAAAACTAAATCATTTAGCGGaatgataaaataataaataatctcaTATAAATTATAAGTATCGTTGGTCTAACACCTAAAATTTGAGTCTAACACGTCTCTTAACTACCCAACAGTACCCAATTGACATTTAGCGCTGCTAAGTCTCACAAAAACCTATTTAGCAGACATTTAGCATGGCTAAATCTCATAAAACCTCCTTTAGCGGATATAGCGAACAAATGTTATATAGCGTAGCGGTAGATCTCCTAAAAAGctattagcgggctatagcggaCTATTTCCAaccatgatatatatatatatatatatatatatatatatatatatatatatatatatatatatatatatatatactctagATCGATCGAGCAGCTTACGTGCAGTCTTCCTTGGTGTCACCGAGAGCGTACCCGATGTCGGACGAGAACCCGATGATGATCACCTGTGGATGACATCAGATCAATCTATGTATCAGCTCTTGATTGATCAAGCACAATGCTAAATGCCGCACCAGGGGCGGCAACCGATGGTTTATTAGTAGTAGTAAAAGAACAAGAGATGATGGATCATGTGTGCTTTCAATTGTTATAGCTCTCACTGATATACAGATGATGATGCATCCTGTAAAGATGAACGGCCTCCGCCTCCCAAGCTTGGAGGTGCATTTGTCACTGTACAGGCCGACGCAGGGTTGCACCTGCGTGATGCCATCGGCAAGGACTTGATATTGATGAAATTAATTTCttgcttgtaaattaatttatatatatcAACATTTCCATAAGAACAAGAAACAATAACGAATTATTTACATCCCTTCCACAATTCTCTAATTTTGTCTTTTATTTCCTTTCGAAATACACAAAATGGTCATTTTTTGGATAACACGAATTAACTTCTTcgaattatatttttttctagatATGTAGTGGCATGCAGGTACTCACAAGTAAGCCGGCAATAGGTCCACAGAGCCACATGACTGAAGTAAGAGCGTGAGGAATTCCCAGTGTCTGTTGCAAC
This window contains:
- the LOC120687574 gene encoding sucrose transport protein SUT3-like — its product is MADDAEVSAGGRQPQISLVGLFLACMVAGGVQYGWALQLSLLTPYVQTLGIPHALTSVMWLCGPIAGLLVQPCVGLYSDKCTSKLGRRRPFIFTGCIIICISVIIIGFSSDIGYALGDTKEDCTVYTGKRLHAAAFFVMGFWLLDFSNNTVQGPARALMADLAGSHGPSAANAIFVSWMAIGNILGYSSGSTNNWHKWFPFLQTRACCEACANLKAAFLVSVVFLGLSTVVTMIFATEVPLDPAVAKQQSEGQASGPLAVFKGLRNLPRGMPQVLIVTGLTWLSWFPFILFDTDWMGREMYHGRPDGNPTEVANYQEGVRQGAFGLLLNSIVLGFSSFLIEPMCRKLTAKVVWVMSSFIVCIAMAMVTILSSWSLGDIGGNVQDAAAVDKGLKSAALALFVALGFPFAVLCSVPFAVTAQLAASKGGGQGLCTGVLNISIVVPQMIIAVGSGPWDELFGKGNIPAFGVASVFAFTSAVAGIFMLPKLSKTSFRSVSMGGGH